One region of Candidatus Methylomirabilis tolerans genomic DNA includes:
- the ruvX gene encoding Holliday junction resolvase RuvX, with protein sequence MQRYLGIDFGTKRIGIAVSDGLGLTAQPLSTLEPSSEQEALGAIQELIDQYGVIEVVVGLPKNMDGSLGPAAEAALAFAKRLEEGGTAKVTMWDERLTSRAAERLLIEADLSRAKRKRRVDQMAAILILQGFLDRCHRQRESSL encoded by the coding sequence CGATTTCGGGACGAAGCGGATTGGGATAGCCGTAAGCGATGGGTTGGGGCTGACAGCCCAACCGCTGTCCACGCTCGAACCGTCTTCAGAGCAGGAAGCCCTTGGGGCTATTCAAGAGCTGATTGACCAGTATGGTGTGATCGAGGTGGTTGTCGGCCTGCCAAAAAACATGGACGGTTCTCTTGGCCCCGCGGCCGAGGCGGCCCTGGCGTTTGCCAAGCGACTGGAAGAGGGTGGGACTGCAAAGGTCACGATGTGGGATGAGCGGCTGACCAGCAGGGCGGCTGAACGCTTACTAATTGAGGCCGATCTGTCGCGGGCCAAGCGGAAGCGACGCGTCGATCAGATGGCTGCTATCCTTATCCTACAGGGCTTCCTCGATCGTTGCCATCGTCAACGGGAGTCCTCCTTGTGA